A genomic stretch from Mastacembelus armatus chromosome 12, fMasArm1.2, whole genome shotgun sequence includes:
- the LOC113124842 gene encoding torsin-1A-like isoform X1, whose translation MKPKKRHVLLLWVLVFAGVTQAIEPISTTIAVGMAATLTAFLASYQNILYYFHECCRPEWISFNRTGLEADLQRKLFGQHIASRIILKAVNGFMSNDNPKKPLVLSLHGWTGTGKNFVSKLIAENLYKEGMDSSFVHVFTSTLHFPHPSQYDTYKTQLQQWIKGNVTNCERSMFIFDEMDKMHPGLIDSIKPYLDYYEKLDGVSYRKAIFIFLSNAGGDSIIKTALEFWKAGRNREEIELRDLETLVSLSVFNNNESGFYHTSLIDRHLVDFFVPFLPLEYRHVVQCVLAEMEARGLKPDQEVADIVAKDLVYFPKSERVFSVKGCKTIESKLDYYT comes from the exons ATGAAACCGAAGAAGCGGCACGTCCTGCTCCTTTGGGTGCTGGTGTTCGCCGGTGTGACGCAGGCTATTGAGCCCATCAGCACCACCATCGCTGTCGGCATGGCTGCAACTCTGACCGCGTTTTTAGCCAGTTACCAGAACATTTTATACTATTTCCACGAGTGTTGTCGACCTGAGTGGATTTCTTTCAACAGAACAG GTCTCGAGGCTGACCTGCAGCGCAAACTGTTTGGGCAGCACATTGCATCACGCATTATCTTAAAAGCGGTGAATGGTTTCATGAGCAATGACAACCCAAAGAAGCCGCTGGTGCTGTCTCTGCATGGATGGACAGGCACCGGGAAGAACTTTGTTAGTAAGCTGATTGCTGAAAACCTTTACAAGGAGGGAATGGACAGcagttttgttcatgttttcacatCTACACTTCACTTCCCACATCCAAGTCAATATGATACCTACAAG ACTCAGTTGCAACAGTGGATCAAAGGCAACGTCACCAACTGTGAACGCTCCATGTTTATCTTTGATGAGATGGACAAGATGCATCCTGGCTTGATTGACAGCATTAAGCCGTACCTGGATTACTATGAGAAGCTGGATGGAGTTTCTTATCGGAAAgccatcttcatcttcctcag TAACGCTGGAGGTGACAGCATCATAAAGACAGCTTTAGAGTTCTGGAAAGCAGGACGAAATCGAGAAGAGATCGAGCTTAGAGACCTGGAAACATTAGTGTCTCTATCGGTGTTCAACAACAACGAAA GTGGCTTTTATCATACAAGTTTGATTGACAGGCATCTGGTGGACTTCTTTGTTCCGTTCCTGCCCCTGGAGTACCGACATGTCGTGCAATGTGTGCTGGCTGAGATGGAAGCCAGAGGCCTCAAACCAGACCAGGAGGTGGCTGACATAGTGGCCAAAGATTTAGTCTATTTTCCCAAATCTGAGAGAGTGTTTTCCGTCAAAGGCTGCAAGACGATAGAGAGCAAGTTGGACTACTACACATAA
- the LOC113124842 gene encoding torsin-1A-like isoform X2, with protein sequence MRTVRLHLFLHVFLTAGVLVNTFDPITTTVFVGVGAALGRTIYNYFHESCDAKWIGFNATGLEADLQRKLFGQHIASRIILKAVNGFMSNDNPKKPLVLSLHGWTGTGKNFVSKLIAENLYKEGMDSSFVHVFTSTLHFPHPSQYDTYKTQLQQWIKGNVTNCERSMFIFDEMDKMHPGLIDSIKPYLDYYEKLDGVSYRKAIFIFLSNAGGDSIIKTALEFWKAGRNREEIELRDLETLVSLSVFNNNESGFYHTSLIDRHLVDFFVPFLPLEYRHVVQCVLAEMEARGLKPDQEVADIVAKDLVYFPKSERVFSVKGCKTIESKLDYYT encoded by the exons ATGAGAACCGTTCgcctacatttgtttttacacgTTTTTTTGACAGCCGGTGTGCTTGTCAACACGTTTGACCCCATCACAACAACAGTATTCGTCGGTGTCGGCGCGGCCCTTGGTCGGACCATCTACAATTATTTCCATGAAAGTTGCGATGCAAAGTGGATTGGCTTCAATGCAACAG GTCTCGAGGCTGACCTGCAGCGCAAACTGTTTGGGCAGCACATTGCATCACGCATTATCTTAAAAGCGGTGAATGGTTTCATGAGCAATGACAACCCAAAGAAGCCGCTGGTGCTGTCTCTGCATGGATGGACAGGCACCGGGAAGAACTTTGTTAGTAAGCTGATTGCTGAAAACCTTTACAAGGAGGGAATGGACAGcagttttgttcatgttttcacatCTACACTTCACTTCCCACATCCAAGTCAATATGATACCTACAAG ACTCAGTTGCAACAGTGGATCAAAGGCAACGTCACCAACTGTGAACGCTCCATGTTTATCTTTGATGAGATGGACAAGATGCATCCTGGCTTGATTGACAGCATTAAGCCGTACCTGGATTACTATGAGAAGCTGGATGGAGTTTCTTATCGGAAAgccatcttcatcttcctcag TAACGCTGGAGGTGACAGCATCATAAAGACAGCTTTAGAGTTCTGGAAAGCAGGACGAAATCGAGAAGAGATCGAGCTTAGAGACCTGGAAACATTAGTGTCTCTATCGGTGTTCAACAACAACGAAA GTGGCTTTTATCATACAAGTTTGATTGACAGGCATCTGGTGGACTTCTTTGTTCCGTTCCTGCCCCTGGAGTACCGACATGTCGTGCAATGTGTGCTGGCTGAGATGGAAGCCAGAGGCCTCAAACCAGACCAGGAGGTGGCTGACATAGTGGCCAAAGATTTAGTCTATTTTCCCAAATCTGAGAGAGTGTTTTCCGTCAAAGGCTGCAAGACGATAGAGAGCAAGTTGGACTACTACACATAA